The Arthrobacter caoxuetaonis DNA window CTTTCCACGCCACGGTCTACACGGGCCGCGGCCGTTCCTTCAACGTCGGCACCCTACAGCTGTGTGAAGAAGGAACCGTCAATGAGGGTCGTGGCCGTCGCCAATCAAAAAGGTGGTGCAGGTAAATCCACCACCGTGATGAACCTAGCCGCCGTTACCGCGGAGCACTCGAAGGTGCTTGTCGTGGATGTGGACCCCCAGAAGTCGGTTACGACCTGGGCTGAGACGGCTGACGCTCTTCCTGAAGGCAAGCAGCTTCCCTTCGATGTCGTCAGTGAAACTGACCCGACGATGCTCAAGCAGATGCGCGACCTCGACTACGACACCATCTTCGTCGACACCCCCGGCAACCTGGACAACTCCGAGGTCCTCAAGGCGGTCGTCGACAACTCCGACTTCGTCCTGCTGCCGAGCGAACCCGCAGCGCTGGCAATGCTCCCGCTGATCAACACGTACAACACGATCGTCCAGCCCAGCGGCCTGAACTATCGGGTCCTTGTCACCCAGGTCGATTCCAGGTCGATCAGCGATGCGACTGAAGCGCAGGAAACCCTCCGTGAGTACGGCCTGGAGGTGCTCAAGTCCTATGTCCGCTCCTACAAGATCCATGAGCGGGCACCGATGACGGGCAACGTGGCCACCACGTACGAGGCGAGCCGGAATGCCGAGAAGGCCGCCGGCGACTACAAGGACGTAGCCCGGGAGCTCCTGAGCATCTGGGTCAAAGAGAACAAGGGATAGCGGCCATGGCAGTCAAGAGAAGCTTCAAGGACATGCTTCCTCCGAACAAGGCCCAGGAGCCGGTCGCCGCGCCTGAGCCTGCCCCGGCACCGGTCCAGACTCCGGTACAACAGGAAGCACAGCAGCCCGTCCAGGCGCCTCAGCCCGCAGCACCGGCAGCTGCAGTGGAAACCCCGGCCGCACCTGCAGTCCATGCACCGGCCGAGAGTGGGGGAGTGGCTGCAGGGTCTGTCCAGGCAGCACCGCCCGCCGCCCCGGCACCTGCACCGACCTCAGCCAGCTCATCGGCCACGGATGTAAAGGCGGAAGCCCCTGCAGAGTCCAAGGATCCGTCCGGCCCGGCCCGCCCGCACTACACACAGCTGCTGCGCAAGGAACTGCGAGTCTTCCAGGACCAGGCGGCTGACCTGAAGATGCTGACCATGCACATCAACAGCCTCAAGGGCGGCTCGGGGGAGCGGGGTGAACGGATCACGGACAATACCCTGGTCCGCTGCGCGATCGACCTGCTGTTCCAGCGCAAGGAAGAACTGGTCGGATCCACCGAAGCCGAGCTGAGGGAAGCGCTGAACCTCCCGCCGCGGTACTGAGCCAAGACCCATAAAAGAACGCCCCCGCCATGGTCGGCGGGGGCGTTCTTTCTTAACTCACAGAGTCGCAGACTTACAGACTGCCAGACTTACAGAGTCATGATCCGGACGCGGCTGCCCGGAGGTCGACGTCGTGGGTGCCGCACCATTCGTCGCCGTCTGCCTCCGACGCATGCTTCCACCAGTCAGCGTCCTGAACCGGCAGCTCAGCGGCAAGATCATCCATGCTGGCGCCGGCGAACCCGCGCAGGCTCTTGAACTCGTGGAGCAGCTGGGCCTCCTCGTACCCCTCCTCCGACGCGATGGTGTGGCCGTCAGTGTCATGGACGCCAGTCACAACCATGCCGGGACCGTCCTCGCTTGGCTGGACGCGGATGGTGGCGGCGTCGGGGAACTTCCGAAGAGTCAGAATGGCGATCTGTGCCAGGGCCAGGTTTGCGACATCGTCGATGGCTTTCTGCCGCTTGATGAGCCCGTCGCGGTAAAGGTTCTGGGTGATCTGCAGTTCCCTGTCACCGAAGAGGCCGGGGGAGTGGCTGGCCTGGACCGGTGCTTTGAATTCCCCGGTCAGGACGATGGGAGCTTCCTCGTGGGCACCGGGCGCGAACTGGCCGCCGGCGGGTACCCCTTCGGGGACCCGGGCGATCATGCTGCAGCCGATTCGGTGCCGGTGGGAACCCACGTGCTGCCCGTGTCCGTGCGGTAGGCCGAGTGGACTACGCCGGCCGTTTCGTCCCAGCCGTAACCGTACTTGTCGTCGGCGTCGAGCTTCACCGGGTTCTCTTCAGTGGCCGTTGCCTTGATCATGCCGGGGATCCTGGCGTCGTACCCGGAGCCGTTCACGCGGTCCAGCAGGACGACATACGGATCCTTGAACTGGATTTCCCGGGACGCGACCTCGCCGGTATCCGCGTTGAAGACCGTCGAGTCGCGGATGTCGTCGAAGTAGACGACGTCCAGGTCCACGCCCTCATGCCAGTACTGCGGTCCTTCGGTTACCAGGGAAGAGATCGCTTCCTTCGCTTCGGGGGAGGAGGCATCCAGGCCCCGCTCATTGAGCATGGCGGCAATCCTGGCTTCACGTGCTTCCTGGGCGCCGTCGACGTTGCCGTCATAAAGGGTGTTCGTCCCGCCCGGCTGGCCGAGGGTGAGCCGCATGAGCTTCTCCGGCGTGTTCCGGACCAGGCCTGCCATGGGGTCGGAGTCATCCTTCTCCCGGATTTCTTCGGCGAGCTGGTCAAGCTTGTCGGTGTCCACCTCGTCCACGTCGATGCCGGCTTCCTTCAGGAGGTCGCGCGCCTGCTCGGTGGAAGCATCAATGACTGATTCGGTGAAGAGGTCGTTGACCTCGTCTTCAACCTCGCTGTAACTGCCGCTGAGGTACCTGCTGACCTGGTCATCCCGGAGACGGTCGTCGTACTGGACGAAAGCCAGGCTGTAGGTGTCGCTGCCGGCGGAAACCCGTTCGATGAGGGCATCGGCTTCACGGTCTGCGTCCAGGCGGACTGAATGCCAGGCTGCTACGACTTTGTTTCCGCCTTCAAGGGTGACGGTGACGTTACTCCCTCCATCGGCGGTGCTGATGACCCCGGGATGCTCTTCTCCGATTTCGTCTTCCCAGAGGACGTGCCGGCCGACCCGGTACACTTTCGGGTCCGGATGGGGGAGCGGGGCTGAGATGCTGACACCGACGGCTTCGGAATGGGTGGTTTCTGCGAACTGGCCGCCGGTGGGGATGCCCTGTGGCTGGCGGCTTATGTGGAAGTTGCTCATGCCCTTGTTGTGTGCGGCTGCCGGCCCGCCAGCACAGCCGGCAGCCGCCAGGCCTACGCCGTCTCTGCACCCTTCACGGCATGGACGGGGTCCTCACGCATGCCCCAGTATTCGTCCGCTCCGGAGAGGATGACCCCGGCTGCCAGGTGCCCGCGGTGCCAGGATTCTGACGGTGTGTGCTTCAGCAGCCGGCGCCAGTGTTCACGGTCCTGAGCCGATGCCCGTTTGCGGCCGGCAGTCTGCAGGGCGAGATCCATGGCGTACACCGGGACGGTGCCCTTCTCGAAGCGGTCGGTGTCTTCCTCGAGCGGATGATGACGCTCGTACAGTGCAGTGATGCCGGTCTTGATGCCTTCAGCGAAGTCCTCGTAGTCAGGATCGCCCGTTTCCCGGCTGCATTCGAGTGCCCATTCATGCCAGAGCTGAGCTGCTTCACGGCGTGAGGCATTGGCCACGCCCCTGGAAAGCGGGCCGGACATCACTGTGTCCACGTTCTGGTCGACGTCGGGGCCGCCGAACCGTCCCGGCGCGATAGCCGGCTGGCCGGCGTGGCGGCCCTCGAACCCTCCATCAGGCATGGGAGGCAGGGGTACAGGAGCCGCGGATCTTGTTCCTGAGGTCTGGGGGTGGAGGGTTACGGGTGCTTCGCTGTGGCTCGCGGAGGCGAACTGGCCGCCTGCAGGGATGCCCTGCGGCTGTCGGTGAGGTGTGTGCATGCCCACCTGTGTGCGGCTTCGGCCAGGATCGCGCCGCCGTAGAATTGGAGGGTGGTAAAAGTCAGCGGAGTGATCCGCCCAGTAGAAAAACGCGAGATCTCAGCAGAGGGCGAAAGCTATGACGAAGCCCGTCAGGCGCTGATTGACCAGATCCCGGAGGGCTGGGAGCTGCTCCAGATCCTCACCAAGTAGCTGGGCCCCGTTTTTTGGACTCCGCCTGCCGGCGCCCAAGGCTGAGACTGGCAACGGTTGTCGCTGGTGCCTCAATATTACGCGCGGTAGACATGTGGCCCTGCCTGCCAGGCATGCCGCATATATTCCAGCTATGGAGAAAGTAAAGAGGAGCTGGGAGGTCAGGCCTGCCTCCGGTGCACGGTACATGCCCGGGGCGGAGGCGACGCAGCGCCTTGCACGGGTCAAGGACGATGAGGCTCCGCCTCTTCAGCTGGTTAGCTCACGCTACGGACTGTCCCTCGCGTTCGACGATGGAAAGCTGGTGAATCCCCGTCTCCGTGACCTGCACAGATTGGGGATCCGCTCCTGCCGGCTGAAGGACCCCCTGTCCCTGAAGGAGCCGCTCGTCCTGGGCGACCACTTCACTATCTGGAGAGGCGCCTCTACCGGTGTGATCGCCGTGAAGTTCAACGGGCAGTTTACTGCTGGATTCGACTGGGCCAGCATGCGCTGGCTGCATGACCGGATCAGCAACCATTCCATCCTGCACTCAGGCACAGTCATCCAGACCCAGGGAGCTGTTCGGGTCCTCGTGGCTAGGCCCACGTTGATGGCAATGCTCAGTGACGAGCAGTCCATCCTGAGTTAGGGGCAACGGGTGCGGCCCGCCGGGGGAGCGGACCGCACCGTGCATTACGCTGCAGGCCTTCGCATGGCCCGGTTCACGCGTTCGTGCAGACCCAGCAGTGCGGTGGCCCGCTCGTTGCTCTCCACCTTCTCGGCTGCGTCTCCAATCTCGGGCAGCCCGAAGTAGGCAGCCTCCACAAGGTCAGCCTGTTCGGTGCGGGTCAGGGGCCTGGTGCGTGGGTTGGCCATCACCTCGGAGGCCGGCGAAGGGGCGGTCATGATGGCCCTGAGATCCAGTGAGGCGTAGGCGCCTTTGCTGCCAGCCATGATGTGTCCGACGCCGTCCCCCCATTCACCGTGTTCGTCCAGGTCTGAGGCGAGGTCCCCGATTTTGGCGCCGCCGCCGGGAACGTGCTGTTCGAAGAGGCTGCCGGCACCGGTTTCGATGCTGTCGCCGGAGTTGTCCCGGACGGCGAAGACCTTGAAGCGGCCTCCGGTGTCGGCGCTGGAGACCAGCTCAAGGGTGTGGGCGCCGGGGTGGCGTTCCAGGATGCTTGCGGCCAGCAGCTGCATGGAGGCGTGCTGAGAGGCTGCCTTCACGAGCTTCGCCTGCTCTTCGGCACGCGCCCTGATGTCGGCGAGATCC harbors:
- a CDS encoding ParA family protein, which gives rise to MRVVAVANQKGGAGKSTTVMNLAAVTAEHSKVLVVDVDPQKSVTTWAETADALPEGKQLPFDVVSETDPTMLKQMRDLDYDTIFVDTPGNLDNSEVLKAVVDNSDFVLLPSEPAALAMLPLINTYNTIVQPSGLNYRVLVTQVDSRSISDATEAQETLREYGLEVLKSYVRSYKIHERAPMTGNVATTYEASRNAEKAAGDYKDVARELLSIWVKENKG